The stretch of DNA TCGGCCGCCGCGACGAGTGCGGCGCCCGCTCCCGTGCTGGCCCCGAACAGGCCCACGGGCAGCTGCGCCGTGTCCGGCTTCTGCTCAAGCCAGTCGACGGTGTCCGCCAAGCGCCGGGCGAGTAGGCCGATGTCGAAGCGATGCCGACCGGTTGCCATGTCGTCGCGCTCCTCGTCCTCGGTCAGCAGATCGAGCAGCAGCGTGCCGAACCCCGCCCGGTTCAGACCGTCGGCGACAGCACGATTGCGGGGGCTGAGGCGCGAGCTGCCGCTGCCGTGCGCGAACAGGACCATGCCCCTTGCCCCTGGAGGGACGGTGAGGTCACCGTCCAGGGTTGTGTCGTGCGAGGGGATCTTCACGGACTCGGATCCCATGTCTGCTCCTGTCTGTGACGCTGCCGGGGCTCGCCGGATCGGGGATCGGGACTCGGAGACTGGTCGCTCCGGCGGAGAAGGAAAGGCGGCTCCGTCTCAGCGGCGGGCCAACCGGGATCGGGTCTCCCTGTCGACCTGTTGAGCCTCTCCGGTGGGTACGACGATGACCGGGACCCGCGCCCCGGGTGTGCTGACGATCTCGGGGCGTTCGGCGACCAGCGCCCGCAGATCACCCGTGAGGCCGAGCGTGGTGAGCCGGGCGCACACATCCTCGCGCACCTCGGGCTGGTCCTCGCCGATTTCCCCGGTGAAGACCAGGGCGTCGAGCCGGTCCAGGGACGCGGTCATTTCGGCGATGCCACGACGGCAGTGATGAGTGAAGACGTCCAGGGCGAGCGCGGCACGCTCATCCCCCGCCGCTCGGCTGCGCACCAGGTCTCGCGTGTCGTCCGACGTGCCGGAAAGGGCGAGCAGCCCGGACTCGTGGTTCAGCGCGTTCTCCACGTCCTCCGCGGGCAGGTGGTGCCGGGTCTGCAGCCATGTCAGGGCGCCGGGGTCGACGCTGCCGCTGCGACGGCTCATCACCAGCCCCTCCAGCGGGGTGAATCCCATCGTCGTGTCGACGCTGCGCCCATCGCGCACCGCGCATGCGGAGCAGCCCCCGCCGAGGTGAGCGATCACCAGGTGAAGCTGTTCGGGGCGGCGGCCCAGGAGACCGGCGGCCTGACCGAGCGCCCAGGCGTAGGAAAGCCCGTGGAAGCCGTAGCGGCGCAGCCCGTAGTCCTCGCGCCAGGTGGCCGGCACCGCGTATTCCCGCGCGGCAGCAGGCAGACCGGTGTGGAAGACGGTGTCGAAGCAGGCGACGTGCGGGACGTCGGGCAACAGCTCCCGGGCCGCGTCCAGAACCGTGAGGGCGGGCGGGACGTGCAGCGGCGCGAGATCGGCCACCTGCTCCAGGACGGCGCGGACCTCGGCGTCGACCACGGTGTGGTCGCACAGTTCCGGTCCGCCATGGACGATGCGATGTCCGACGGCCGTGGGGGCGGGAGCTGCGTCCAGCAGCTTCCTCAACGGGCCCGAAACGTCGTCGCCGGGCGGAGAGTCACTGTGGTGTTCGGCGAGAACGTTGCCGTCCGCACCGAACACGGTCAGGCGCAGGCTCGACGAGCCCGCATCGGCCACCAGGACGGGGGTGTTGCTCTGTGCGCGCACATTGATCCTTTCCTGCGGTCTCCGGCAGCACGCGGCGAGAAGCAGTGCGTCCCCGGGGGCCGAGCGTGCAGGCCGCGGCACCGAGGTACCCGACCCGGCCCGGCGGGACGCGTTACGCGGCCTCCTGTGGTCCGCCGGATCCATAACTTGGCCGCCCTGGTCTCGACCGGAGCCTCCAGCGGCTGAAGGAGCAGGTACGGCTGCGCGTCGACAGCGCGGCAGGCCGACCCGGGGCCGACGTCAGCCCGTGCTGTGGCTCGGCCGGAGCTGCCGCATGCGCGCTTCGAGTTCTCGCTGGTAGAAATCGACGAAACCGTCGGGATCGGGTCCTGCGTTCTGCATGACCAGCCTGTCGAAGCCCGCGTCCACGAACTTCTGCGCCACCTCGACGTACCGTGCGGGATCCGTGCCGCAGGCGAACTTCTGCAGGATGTCGTCCTCGCGCACGGTCGAGGTCGCGGCGTCGAAGTTGACCGGGTTGGGCAGCTCGCTCATGACCTTCCATCCGGTCAGGGCCCAACGCGACGTCTCCAGGGCGGCCTTCGCTCCGGTGTGCGCATCGGGCGCCCACGCCATCGGCACCTCCGCGTACCGCGGACCGTCACCGCCGGCGTCCCGATACCCCTGGACGATCTCCGGCTTGTCCTCCGTGGCGAACAGGCCGTCGCCCAACTCCGCGGCGAGCCGCGTCGACGGCTTGCCGCTGGCGGCGACCGCGATCAGCGGCAGCTCCTTGGGGAGGTCGAAGACCCTGGCGTCCTCCAGCCGCAGGTGCTTTCCCTCATAGGAGCGGTATCCGCCGCTCCACAGCAGCCGGATGATCTCCAGGGCCTCCTTGAGCATTTCGTGCCGGGTGGAGACGGCGTCCGGAAAGCCGACACCGGTCACGTGCTCGTTGAGCCGTTCGCCCGAGCCCAGGCCGAGCACGAAACGTCCCTCCGACAGCAGGGCGAGAGTGGCGGCGGCCTGAGCGATGATCGCCGGGTGGTAGCGCACCGTCGGGCACGTCACGCCGGTCGCCAGCTCGATCCGTTCGGTCCTGGCCGCGATGCTGCCTAGGACCGTCCAGGCGAACGGTGAATGCCCCTGAACGTCGAGCCAGGGATGGTAGTGGTCGCTGATCTCTACGAAGTCGAAACCCGCCTGCTCCGCGAGAACCGCCTGCCGCACCAGTTCCGACGGGCCGAACGCCTCGGCGGCCAGCTTGTAGCCGATCTTCATGTGCTCCTCGTCTCCTCGCATGTCAGCGCTGCTTTCGTCCACCTCCGGTACCCACCGACATTTGGACATAACACGCGCATGCGTTGATACCGCCGACGGAGTGGGGGCCAATCCAGGGCGACTCCCTTCTGGTCCTCGGCCTACCCGCGCTCGCGCTGTGCCGGTGGTGGCGGGTCCTCGCTGAGACGCGCGGCGCACTCCAGGAGCAGAGCGTGCACGAAGGCCTGCGGGAGGTTGCCGCGCAGCTGCCGCTGGATGATGTCGTACTCCTCGGCGAACAGACCGGGCGGGCCGCA from Streptomyces sp. BA2 encodes:
- a CDS encoding TIGR03557 family F420-dependent LLM class oxidoreductase, whose translation is MKIGYKLAAEAFGPSELVRQAVLAEQAGFDFVEISDHYHPWLDVQGHSPFAWTVLGSIAARTERIELATGVTCPTVRYHPAIIAQAAATLALLSEGRFVLGLGSGERLNEHVTGVGFPDAVSTRHEMLKEALEIIRLLWSGGYRSYEGKHLRLEDARVFDLPKELPLIAVAASGKPSTRLAAELGDGLFATEDKPEIVQGYRDAGGDGPRYAEVPMAWAPDAHTGAKAALETSRWALTGWKVMSELPNPVNFDAATSTVREDDILQKFACGTDPARYVEVAQKFVDAGFDRLVMQNAGPDPDGFVDFYQRELEARMRQLRPSHSTG
- a CDS encoding dienelactone hydrolase family protein; the encoded protein is MGSESVKIPSHDTTLDGDLTVPPGARGMVLFAHGSGSSRLSPRNRAVADGLNRAGFGTLLLDLLTEDEERDDMATGRHRFDIGLLARRLADTVDWLEQKPDTAQLPVGLFGASTGAGAALVAAAERPRRVGAVVSRGGRPDLAGEALPLVRAPVLLVVGGDDATVLDLNRQAAQQMSAVHEIHVVHGATHLFPEPGALEQVTEAAAEWFRDHLADGAAADAADEHLS
- a CDS encoding acetate/propionate family kinase, whose product is MRAQSNTPVLVADAGSSSLRLTVFGADGNVLAEHHSDSPPGDDVSGPLRKLLDAAPAPTAVGHRIVHGGPELCDHTVVDAEVRAVLEQVADLAPLHVPPALTVLDAARELLPDVPHVACFDTVFHTGLPAAAREYAVPATWREDYGLRRYGFHGLSYAWALGQAAGLLGRRPEQLHLVIAHLGGGCSACAVRDGRSVDTTMGFTPLEGLVMSRRSGSVDPGALTWLQTRHHLPAEDVENALNHESGLLALSGTSDDTRDLVRSRAAGDERAALALDVFTHHCRRGIAEMTASLDRLDALVFTGEIGEDQPEVREDVCARLTTLGLTGDLRALVAERPEIVSTPGARVPVIVVPTGEAQQVDRETRSRLARR